The Solibacillus sp. FSL W7-1436 genome window below encodes:
- the rpmB gene encoding 50S ribosomal protein L28 — protein MPKQCVITGRKARTGNNRSHAMNANKRSWGANLQKVRILVDGKPKRVWVSARALKSGKIERV, from the coding sequence ATGCCAAAACAATGCGTAATTACTGGCCGTAAAGCTCGTACAGGCAACAACCGTTCACACGCTATGAACGCTAACAAACGTAGTTGGGGTGCTAACCTTCAAAAAGTTCGTATCTTAGTTGACGGTAAGCCAAAACGTGTATGGGTTTCTGCTCGTGCTTTAAAATCAGGTAAAATCGAGCGCGTATAA
- the rpe gene encoding ribulose-phosphate 3-epimerase, which produces MIKIAPSILAADFAKLGQEVKEVEAAGAELIHIDVMDGHFVPNISFGAIALEAIRPLSTLPMDVHLMIENPDQYIEQFAKAGADYITVHVEACRHLHRTIQLIRSFGVKPGVVLNPHTPIETIQHILEDVDMVLFMTVNPGFGGQKFIESVVPKVEALSKIIKERGLNIEIEIDGGINAETIVPCAKAGATVFVAGSAIYSKEDRAQALQEIKQAGLAAIQ; this is translated from the coding sequence ATGATTAAAATTGCACCATCAATTCTAGCGGCAGACTTTGCAAAGCTGGGGCAAGAGGTAAAAGAAGTAGAAGCAGCCGGAGCTGAATTGATTCATATCGATGTAATGGACGGCCATTTCGTACCGAATATTTCATTTGGTGCGATTGCATTAGAAGCAATTCGTCCCCTTTCTACATTACCGATGGACGTACATTTAATGATTGAAAATCCGGATCAGTATATTGAACAGTTTGCGAAAGCAGGGGCGGATTACATTACAGTACATGTTGAAGCATGCCGCCATTTGCACCGTACGATCCAGTTAATTCGTTCTTTTGGTGTTAAACCGGGTGTTGTTTTAAATCCGCATACGCCGATTGAAACGATTCAGCATATTTTGGAAGATGTTGATATGGTGCTGTTTATGACAGTTAACCCTGGCTTTGGCGGGCAAAAGTTCATTGAATCGGTTGTGCCTAAAGTGGAAGCATTATCGAAAATCATTAAAGAACGTGGCCTGAATATCGAAATTGAAATCGATGGCGGAATTAACGCTGAAACAATTGTACCTTGTGCAAAAGCGGGTGCAACGGTTTTTGTTGCGGGTTCGGCTATTTACAGTAAAGAAGATCGCGCACAAGCTTTACAGGAAATTAAACAAGCAGGATTAGCGGCAATTCAGTGA
- a CDS encoding thiamine diphosphokinase — protein sequence MIVAICSGGPVHEVAFSLTPDIWIGVDRGALYLVDKGLLPHSIVGDFDSITAEEFARISEAVDHVEQFQAEKDETDTDLALLKALTYEPQEVFLTGVTGGRLDHYEATLRSVFLMQQQYPLITFKIINSHNIIQFLLPGTHILTEDHYTYVSFFAYGKTLRNVTLRGVKYETTDEVIEQGTTRFTSNEIMGTGSISFKEGICLMIKSKD from the coding sequence GTGATTGTAGCAATCTGCTCAGGCGGCCCCGTTCATGAGGTCGCCTTTTCTTTAACACCGGATATATGGATTGGAGTCGACCGGGGTGCATTATATTTAGTGGACAAAGGTTTACTGCCCCACAGCATTGTCGGCGATTTTGATTCTATTACAGCGGAGGAATTTGCGCGGATTTCCGAAGCTGTGGACCATGTTGAACAGTTTCAGGCGGAAAAAGATGAGACGGATACAGACCTGGCCTTGCTGAAGGCACTTACATATGAGCCGCAGGAAGTCTTTTTGACGGGTGTTACAGGCGGGCGCTTGGATCATTACGAAGCGACTTTACGATCAGTTTTTCTTATGCAGCAACAATATCCTCTTATTACTTTTAAAATCATTAATTCTCATAATATCATTCAATTTTTACTGCCGGGTACACATATTCTGACAGAAGATCATTATACCTATGTATCATTTTTTGCCTATGGGAAAACTCTCCGGAACGTGACATTGCGCGGGGTTAAATATGAAACGACAGATGAAGTGATTGAGCAGGGGACAACGCGTTTCACAAGCAATGAAATAATGGGTACAGGGTCTATTTCATTTAAGGAAGGCATATGTTTAATGATAAAGAGTAAAGATTAA
- the rsgA gene encoding ribosome small subunit-dependent GTPase A, giving the protein MAQAQIRKALSGYYYVEKDGNLIQCRARGIFRNRGESPLVGDFVEYSYDGESDGSIEKILERHNELVRPPIANVDQALLVFSAKEPDFNTVLLDRFLVVLESFHVQPIIILTKMDLLNDAERAHLQTYIDDYKEIGYEIIETYIDDPTLLEKIKPYLQEKTSVLAGQSGVGKSTLLNTLLPELDLKTGIISKSLGRGKHTTRHVELIEVCGGLLADTPGFSSFDFEMIEKEELTSCLPEFERISENCKFRGCLHIKEPKCAVKQAVETGEIRSYRYEHYEQILQEIIDRKPRY; this is encoded by the coding sequence ATGGCGCAAGCCCAAATTCGAAAAGCATTAAGCGGTTATTATTATGTTGAAAAAGACGGTAATTTAATTCAATGTCGCGCTCGTGGGATTTTCCGTAATCGCGGAGAATCTCCACTGGTCGGCGATTTTGTGGAATATTCGTATGACGGGGAATCGGATGGTTCAATCGAAAAAATTCTGGAACGTCATAATGAGCTCGTTCGGCCGCCGATTGCGAATGTGGATCAGGCATTATTAGTGTTTTCCGCAAAAGAACCGGATTTTAATACAGTACTGCTCGACCGGTTTTTAGTCGTGCTCGAGTCGTTCCATGTGCAGCCGATCATTATTTTAACAAAGATGGATTTATTGAATGATGCCGAGCGTGCGCATTTACAAACATATATCGACGACTATAAAGAAATTGGCTATGAGATCATTGAAACTTATATTGATGATCCAACATTACTGGAAAAGATCAAACCATACTTGCAGGAAAAAACATCGGTGCTTGCCGGACAATCAGGTGTCGGAAAGTCCACATTATTAAATACATTGCTTCCAGAACTGGATCTGAAAACAGGTATTATTTCAAAAAGTTTAGGGCGCGGAAAGCATACAACACGCCATGTAGAGCTTATTGAAGTGTGTGGCGGACTATTGGCGGATACTCCGGGCTTCAGTTCTTTCGATTTCGAAATGATAGAAAAAGAAGAGCTGACATCTTGTTTACCAGAGTTCGAGAGGATTAGCGAGAATTGTAAATTCCGTGGCTGCCTGCATATAAAGGAACCGAAATGTGCGGTAAAACAAGCGGTGGAAACCGGGGAAATCCGTTCATACCGCTATGAACATTATGAACAAATTTTACAAGAAATTATTGACCGAAAGCCGAGGTATTAG
- a CDS encoding diacylglycerol/lipid kinase family protein has product MKKCMVIINPTSGKEKASEYEKKIIAQLHNYEIDVKETAGEKDATRFAKMACDEKYDAVILVGGDGTVNEGINGIAEQPHRPVVGIVPLGTVNDFARALDISLDPEEAIALLGGKTTKADIGKVNDHYFTNVIAIGLLAEAVGDVSVEQKTSLGSLAYLFEGVKAAIQNESYEMEVKADGQVYKENMMLFICVLTDSVGSFRQMNGDADKSDGLLHGFIIKSTNTLQVVGTAKNLLTGNYEDDDNIIKFNAREMHINANEALPLNVDGDLISQLPAKISILHDHIEFFTK; this is encoded by the coding sequence ATGAAAAAATGTATGGTCATCATCAATCCGACTTCAGGAAAAGAAAAAGCAAGTGAGTACGAAAAGAAAATTATTGCACAATTACATAATTATGAAATTGATGTAAAGGAAACTGCGGGTGAAAAGGATGCGACCCGCTTTGCTAAAATGGCATGCGATGAAAAATATGATGCAGTCATTCTAGTCGGGGGAGACGGTACGGTAAACGAAGGGATCAATGGCATTGCAGAACAGCCCCACCGCCCTGTTGTAGGAATCGTCCCATTAGGTACGGTCAATGATTTTGCCCGTGCATTGGATATCTCGCTTGACCCGGAAGAGGCAATTGCATTACTCGGCGGAAAAACAACAAAAGCAGATATCGGGAAGGTGAACGATCATTACTTCACGAATGTCATCGCAATTGGATTATTGGCAGAAGCAGTCGGCGATGTATCAGTGGAACAAAAGACGTCCCTCGGGTCGCTCGCATATTTATTTGAAGGTGTGAAAGCGGCTATTCAAAATGAATCTTACGAAATGGAAGTTAAAGCAGATGGACAAGTATACAAAGAAAATATGATGCTCTTCATCTGTGTATTGACCGATTCTGTCGGAAGCTTCCGACAAATGAATGGAGATGCCGACAAATCAGACGGCCTCTTGCACGGATTTATTATTAAAAGTACGAATACGCTTCAAGTGGTGGGCACAGCTAAAAACCTGCTGACAGGCAATTATGAGGACGATGACAATATTATTAAATTCAATGCACGTGAAATGCATATTAACGCGAATGAAGCACTTCCGCTGAATGTGGACGGTGATTTAATCAGCCAACTTCCGGCGAAAATCTCCATATTGCATGATCATATTGAATTTTTTACGAAATAA